Genomic window (Primulina eburnea isolate SZY01 chromosome 8, ASM2296580v1, whole genome shotgun sequence):
ATCTCCAATCCTGTTGATCAGCCTGCAATTGGTGTTATTCTTGGGTTCGTCGGGTGTAAGATGATATTTGATTTCTTTGGTACGTAAAACTGATTGCATTGAGTTTCTTTAACTCGTATATAGCCGCTGTCATAAAAGTTGTAGCCAACATTTCCACATTTGTCATCCAGGTTTCCATATACCCACCGAGGTTGCTCTTGGGTTTGTGGCCACGTCTCTTGGCACAGGTGTGTTGCTCAGTCTACGGAAGAGCTCTGATGAATAATGTGTGAAAGGGTGGATTAAGTGAGAATTCAAACAAAAAAGAGAGCATATATGTTTATCTTCTTTGCCATTTCTTCGCAAGCCCACTCGCATTTTGTTGCAATGCTGGTTCTTGTAATTTTGATATTGTAGACTACTTGGAGTTCTACAATTAcctcattgaatttatttttgacTCCTGGTTAGAGGGTTTTATGATCTACTTTCTCCTCGTCATGTTATCATAAGAGTGATCTGACGTAGTtttaaatcaagaatttaattcgaaagaattttaaatttattatttaaatcctTTCTATTTGTCTGTATGCGTGAAAATTATGTAGATTTGAAATTTCCATTCACCCTtttaaacttaaaaatttaaatttaaattacgttcggatgaaatgatttgattatttcatttcaaatttacaCAACAaatccattattattattattattattattattattattattattattattattgttattattattattattattattattatttatttgctttaatttttaatatgttcCAAATTAGTCTGTTTGAAATCTttccataacataatttcaatgGATTCCAATTCTGTCcgatttaaaatattcaaaCCAAATTAAGATTTTGTTTCAGACCGTGTTGGATATCTATGCTCAGgccatgagtatttaaatgaatTGGGACACAAATCCCGTCTGCATGCATCAAAAATTCAATTCAACACCACGTTTAGTTTACTTTGTACGCACCCATCAGAAATCCCACTCGACACGCGTAAGCAGTGACGGAATCAGAGGCCATATATTTTCGAAGTTTGTGGGCTAATGTGGACCTGATAATCTTATATATAAAGGATTAACTGCTCCTGTAAGTAGGTGTCTGCAGTACCTTTGATTTTGAACGCGAAGAAAAGAATCAATGGCTGCTCCGTAAGTTCAAATTTTTTTGGGGATTTTTTTTTGCCATTTCGACTGTTCTGAATTTAATATCATTTTGATGTAGATCtggattattttaattttactcGTTTGAGGTGTGGAAGTAATTTTTGTTTGTGAATTTGCAGTGCCGTGTTTGAGGTTCTTCCTCCGGTTTTGGATTCGACTTCTGATCCGCCGCCTCTTTTTGATGGAACGACTAGGTGTTTTTATGCGTGAATTGGGTTTTATTGCATGATTACTAATGCTTGTgcgatgatttttttttttttttaggaaaatGATTTATCTGATGTCGAGTAATTTGatatttgttttgttttctgAAGGTTGTATATCAACGACATGTGCCCGTATGCTCAGCGTGTGTGGATCGTCAGGAACTACAAGGTCTGCCCTTTTAGTTTATGTCAGTTTTGTTGCCATTACTTCTTGTTTCATAAATTGGTAGATTTACGATAATATGTTAAGGAAATCACGTCACGagtttcttttttttattatactTTCATTTGAATGGTATAGTGGCTTACATTTATGATGTAAATTTTCATATTTGGGTCAAGTTGCATAATGATACCGGATTgtatttcgaatttgaaatatttgagctGAAGTCTTATAACTATAGTCGACAGCGTTTTGGATTTGATCCATTGCTAATTAAATTGCTTTTGTTCTTATGCCCCCAAATTATGTAATGCAGGGTTTACATGATAAAATTAAGTTGGTTCCGATTGACCTCCAGAGCAGGCCTGCTTGGTATAAGGAGAAAGTGTACCCAGAAAATAAGGTATCCATTCTTGATGGTTCTGGTATTCGTTTTTTACTCACATCCGAGTTTATTTTTTGATCCTATCATTTTGATATTCGACTACGTGAAATACACTCTTTCTATGTCGCCTAAATTGATTCTTTCGAAATTAAGAACCCTCCTTTCTCCCCCAAAAAGAGAGAAGGAAAAAGAATTTCAAGCCATGTCAGTACTATGGTTGGCTCCCCACTGTGATAAAATAATCTAAATTCTTGAaaggtttttcttcaaaatccaTGAGAAATAGCTGTCATTATCATCAtcctcattattattattactgaATTTTCTCATGGTTGGCATgataaattttgaataaaaggaTATGAACTGCTGTCGGATGGCAATGAACTTATTAGTTAGTCAAGGCATTGGATGCTCCATTGCTTTTACTTTCCTCATTATCTCTTTTGTAGGTTCCAGCATTAGAACATAATGGCCAAGTCATTGGAGAGAGCCTGGATTTAGTTAAGTACGTCGATAGCAATTTCGAAGGACTGGCTCTGCTACCTGATGTAAGATATGATTTTGAGTTCTCCTTTTGTGAATGTGGTCTTTTCGCCTCCATTGTTTCTTCGTATAAATAGATCTTAATGTGAAATCACTGCAGGATCCGGCCAAACTGAAATTTGGTGAGGAGTTGATAGCCTATAGCGATACATTCACAACAAATTTGTATGCATCACTCAGAGGAGACGCTGTCAAAGAAGCTGGTATTGATGCAGCCTGTCCTATTTCTTACTCCATAATTCTGTGCGTCATGATATTGatttgttcaaaattttatgGATAATTTTGCTACACAGCTGCTGAATTTGATTACCTGGAAACTGCTCTTCATAAGTTTGACGACGGGCCATTCTTCCTTGGTCAGTTCAGCCAGGTAATTGATTTTTCATCCGAGGTTCACCTCCTGACCGTTGTTCCTCTGTGAATATAATGAATTGAACCGAAAAAAGAATTGATTATTCATCCCAAGGCTCAACTCCTGACCGTTGTTCCTCTATGAATATAGTGAATTGAACCGAACAAAGAATCTTATATTTTTCAGTTCAGCCAGGTAGTTATTTTTCTTCCCAACGTTAACCGCCTGACCGGTGTTCCTCTATGAATATAATGAATTGAACCGAAAAAGaagcttaattttttttttagaactTCTGGAGAGTTGTTTTATAATTTTGAGTTGGTTCTGGTCATGGTTTTCGAAAATTGATGTGATAGGTAATGGTTGATGATGTGTAATGATGGTTAGAAAACGTAGTGTACCAAAAGGGTCATAATTTCGTGAAACGATGTGTCATGTTTAAAAAGACGTGCATTTTCCCAAAACATAGAACTATCTTTCATGATAAAGGATTTATAATTTGCTTCTTCGAAATATTAAAGCAACTGTTGGGGGTTAAAAAACTCACTTTAAAGAAAAAACAAGcgaggccttaaacctcccTTGGATGACCTAGTTTCTTTTTCTAAGGTAAAATGTGTGACCCAGTAGTTTACGTGTCACAGGAATAGATCTTTAACCTGGTATTTGTTATATGTGCAGGTAGATGTTGTGTATGTTCCATTTGTGGAGAGGTTTCACATCATTTTCCAAGAAATATTTAAACACGATATTACGTCAGGCAGGCCAAAACTAGCCGCATGGATTGAGGTACTTGATCCATTCATTTTTTCTTGATAGCGAAAGGTCCTAATGCTAAACATGCACTGTTTTCTTGGATCTGCTCATGCCTTGAGGTGTTTTAGTAGTTATTATTGAAATAGTTGCTTGCACTTTGAGCAGTTGATTCAGATAGCAAAACAGTGACCGCCTTCTTAAATGTTGTGTTGTTGGATACTTGGATTCTTGGATTCTTTTGCTGTTTCACTTGGTGGAGGGGTAAATGTCAGTTTGTAGAGATTAGAATGCCTATTGCTGTTGGAGTTCTATTATTACAGCTAACAATATTTGTGTTATTTTGTTATTAGGATCCAATGCTTTGTCTTTTGTTTTGTTGCAATTGTGAATGCTCAAACCTTTTCAAGAGGCTTCATCTTGTCCACAGTTCCTTTTCCTAATTTAAGCAAATCTTTAGAAATTAATAGCCTCTCCAGTGATTTTAAATCTCCTCGCTCCTCCACATCCTGTATCTGCTAAATTAACTTTATGGTGTGTGTATTGGAGACTTGGGTCGGGTGATGCAAGCCATCTTTGCAATTTCTCAGTGCTCTCATCACGAGGGGGTTTGATGTGGATCTTAGATTATggcatatttaaataaatttttaaatcagTTTGTCCTATGTCTCTCTCTTCTGCGATTGCTATATTGCTATCTCGTCTTTGTTTACATTCACCCTTTGGTGCAAAGGATAAGATTTTGTGTCCTTATCTCATCCAAAAGTTTTAgagttaaaaataattatattattcataTCTTTCAATACATTATTCGGTATAATAGATACTGATTATCTCATCCCACGAGCCAAACGTAGAGGTAGCCCAAGAGTTGATTCAGCCCTTTTTGGTTTTCTTATGGATGAATGCACTTATATATGATTTTGAGCTATGCAACCGATTAAATACCATGTAAGCTATTAGCCTTTGGATCATATAAACTACTTATACGAATTCTCAGAAATTTCACCTGAACCTTGTACACATTTCACAGTTGATTGCTCATGTCTTCAATTGTCTGAGCGTCTGAAATTCTAGCGTCTGCAAATTTTTGTCCAGGCAATAAATAAGATTGATGCTTACAAGCCAACAAAGTGCAACCGCGAGAAATTCCTGGCATATGTAAAAAAACGTTTTCTGGTAAGTTGTGTCCACAACCCGCACAAATTTTAATGCTCATGTTCATTTTTATGTGATAGTTACATTGTTTGATTTACATCTGCATGTGCAGGGTGAAAGCTAAATTGTGATGATGCATACTCTGCTGCTGAAATAATATTGTTTTTGTGCTTATACCGCTCGGATATGTAATGAGTTGTCAAGACTTTGTTGTATGTTACTGTAAGTGATAATACTGTTATAAATAAAGCATGTGATGCACCAGGTATGTCCTTGTTCAAATTCACTGCAATATTCATAATAAGAGGTAACGCCCATTACAATATTTTGAatattcttgaagaaattctgCACGGAAAAGTGACTGCTAAGTTTTTTCCATCAAAAAAGTGAATGCCAAGGTTAAAAACTACTACAAAATGAATAGACATTTTTTATAACCAATGGggatatattatttagattataAACTATGTATATGGCGAGAATTTTATAGTGTCCCAGTTTACCTTGATCTAAGGTGTAAAAGAACTTAATCGAGACGAATATGatgaaaatttgaaggttcGAATTATTTTTTCGAGTTCAAGCTTGATTCGAAGTTCGAAAGTTTTAAAACTTATGGGTCAAATTCGATTTGAAAAATTCGAGCATGTTCGTAAACTATTTGGAAATAAGTACTCGAAATCTATTTATCTAATATATAttcatattatattaattaaatattaaaactcGCGAGCGGTTAGTGTTTGATAGGCTCGAATTCGACTTGAAAAAAGTTCAAACATGTTCGAATTCAGCTCGAATTTTATAAGTtcaaatacaaataaaatattattcgaATTGGTTCAAAAAATTCGCAAACATGCTTGGTGGTGTGTCCTCATATAATGAAACTTATATTTACGATCATATTATCCTCGCATAATCAATCCATTGAAATAGCAACGATCTTCCTTATTTTTGAAGATCTTATAGTTAATTAGCGCTCGTAAACTTTGATTTATCTATATGACTTCCGTTATcataacaaattttaaaagacGATTATAAATTTAGTTGCAATTTTTGAGGTCCTAACGATCATATTCGTTATTCAATAAATCGTATCCAACCTCGGATAAATACATCAGTAGCCCTTGAGTAATTTTATCTCACGTACATGCAAAAATCTgtataagacggtctcacggatctttattggggtcatccatgaaaaattattattttttatgctaagagtataaatatcggtagagttgacccgtctcatatttgtgagaccatctcacaagaccAAAACCAATTTCTAATATCGATTTGCCCATTTTTCTTAATCAACAATAAAACCAAAGCAACATAACattatatttctttttctttttttataatCAATCAAACGAGTTCATCACCATGGAAATACTTGCAAGTTGCAACATCAAATGTTAAGTTAATAATGAATTTTCTATTTGCTTGAATTTTTTCATCCACTCTTTAAACCAAATCCAGGCCAATCAAGCTCTCAACTCGATACTCGTAATCAGTGACGAAATCAAAGccattcgatttttttttcctaTTA
Coding sequences:
- the LOC140839855 gene encoding glutathione S-transferase L3-like codes for the protein MAAPAVFEVLPPVLDSTSDPPPLFDGTTRLYINDMCPYAQRVWIVRNYKGLHDKIKLVPIDLQSRPAWYKEKVYPENKVPALEHNGQVIGESLDLVKYVDSNFEGLALLPDDPAKLKFGEELIAYSDTFTTNLYASLRGDAVKEAAAEFDYLETALHKFDDGPFFLGQFSQVDVVYVPFVERFHIIFQEIFKHDITSGRPKLAAWIEAINKIDAYKPTKCNREKFLAYVKKRFLGES